The nucleotide window TTCACGAATATCTTTCGGATAGAGCATCAGGTCGTTCGTCTGAGCGATCTCGAGCAGCGCCTGCCTGCAGGAGTCGAGGCCACGCGGGAGTCGCTCGTTGAGGCCGGGCTCATCAATGCGCGAAAGGGCCCCGCGAAAGTGCTTGCCAATGGCGATCTGTCTCGTGCAGTCATTATCCGCGGTATCAAGATGAGCGCGGGCGCACGCGAGAAGATCGAGGCGGCCGGGGGCCGCGTCGAGGAGTAACATGGCACAAAACAACCCAGCGGCGGCGGTCCAGAACATTTACAACACGCCCGAACTGTGGCAGAAAATCACGTTTACGTTCCTGTGCCTTGTGCTTTATCGCACAGGTGCGCACATCACGGTTCCGGGTGTCGATGTAGTAGCGCTCACTGATTTCTTCAGAAATCAGGGCGGCGGCGGCATCCTCGGGCTGTACGACCTCTTCGTCGGCGGAGGTTTGTCGC belongs to Gemmatimonadaceae bacterium and includes:
- the rplO gene encoding 50S ribosomal protein L15, which codes for MGLHNLVPAPGSHRNRKRIGRGPGSGTGKTSGKGHKGSKARAGHHGPGGGKPQFEGGQMPLTRRLPKRGFTNIFRIEHQVVRLSDLEQRLPAGVEATRESLVEAGLINARKGPAKVLANGDLSRAVIIRGIKMSAGAREKIEAAGGRVEE